One Caldisericia bacterium genomic region harbors:
- a CDS encoding nucleoside-diphosphate kinase — MEYLSKEKAEKLYEVHKGKDFFEKLVNFMISGPILAIEVEAPNAILLMRKLIGATKPEEREMGSIRGDLAIDLTENLVHASDSRENYEFERKVIFGE; from the coding sequence ATTGAATATCTTTCAAAAGAAAAAGCAGAAAAATTATATGAAGTTCATAAAGGTAAGGATTTTTTTGAAAAACTTGTAAATTTTATGATTTCTGGTCCTATACTTGCAATTGAAGTTGAGGCTCCTAATGCAATTCTTCTTATGAGAAAACTTATTGGTGCTACAAAGCCAGAAGAAAGAGAGATGGGGTCAATTAGAGGAGACCTTGCAATAGATCTTACAGAAAATCTAGTTCATGCTTCAGATTCAAGAGAAAATTATGAATTTGAAAGAAAAGTTATTTTTGGGGAGTAA